Proteins encoded by one window of Halosolutus amylolyticus:
- a CDS encoding CBS domain-containing protein, with amino-acid sequence MHDTIPASEIMVTDVVTAPPDATATRAATLMRDEEVSSVVVTRDGTPRGIVTEGDFLESLCERDHLEAVELADVMSTPLVTIDPDTSIVDAVEHLRTKDIEHLPVVDGAEDGDLVGVLTTTELTYYVPHLAHRTGGLGAEKPRRQVRTDTQYERDDWEFEYRGDDETTVAVGDVARFSKPLTDEDVEAFAEVTGDTNRLHLDEAYAAETRFGRRIVHGVLANGLISAALARLPGLTIYLSQESSFLAPLPIGDRVTAVCEVVDALGDGKYRIETTVRDGDGTTVLEGDAVVLVDDLPPESVLERGATTA; translated from the coding sequence ATGCACGACACGATCCCCGCCTCCGAGATCATGGTCACCGACGTCGTCACGGCGCCGCCGGACGCGACCGCGACGCGGGCCGCGACGCTGATGCGCGACGAAGAAGTGAGTTCGGTCGTCGTCACGCGCGACGGCACGCCCCGCGGGATCGTCACCGAGGGCGACTTCCTCGAGTCCCTCTGTGAACGTGACCACCTCGAGGCCGTGGAACTGGCCGACGTGATGTCGACCCCGCTCGTGACGATCGACCCCGACACGTCGATCGTCGACGCCGTCGAGCACCTGCGGACCAAGGATATCGAACACCTCCCCGTCGTCGACGGGGCCGAGGACGGCGACCTCGTCGGCGTCCTCACGACGACCGAACTCACCTACTACGTGCCCCACCTGGCCCACCGTACCGGCGGCCTCGGGGCCGAGAAACCGCGGCGGCAGGTGCGGACCGACACCCAGTACGAGCGCGACGACTGGGAGTTCGAATACCGCGGCGACGACGAGACGACCGTCGCGGTCGGCGACGTCGCGCGGTTCTCGAAGCCGCTCACCGACGAGGACGTCGAGGCCTTCGCCGAGGTTACCGGCGACACGAACCGACTCCACCTCGACGAGGCCTACGCCGCCGAAACCCGCTTCGGGAGACGGATCGTTCACGGCGTCCTCGCCAACGGCCTGATCAGCGCGGCGCTCGCACGGCTGCCCGGCCTGACGATATACCTCTCACAGGAGAGCAGCTTCCTGGCACCCCTCCCGATCGGCGATCGCGTGACGGCCGTCTGCGAGGTCGTCGACGCGCTCGGCGACGGCAAGTACCGGATCGAGACGACCGTCCGCGACGGGGACGGGACGACCGTCCTCGAAGGCGACGCCGTCGTGCTCGTCGACGACCTCCCGCCGGAATCGGTCCTCGAACGCGGCGCGACGACGGCCTGA
- a CDS encoding RNA-binding domain-containing protein, translating into MSEIYRVDVEITAPVYDTEVTSRVVDAVANIFPNAEIEEEFGEVRGEAHSLDHFSDLLHRQEILDTARGEFFANRDGDTFSFALKKQAAFEDRVNFSVGEPDELGEISVRVRVEEPTVEEYVDHIAPPTEDGRPIDG; encoded by the coding sequence ATGAGCGAGATCTACCGGGTCGACGTCGAGATCACGGCCCCCGTCTACGACACAGAGGTGACGAGTCGCGTCGTGGACGCGGTCGCGAACATCTTCCCGAACGCCGAGATCGAGGAGGAGTTCGGCGAGGTCAGGGGCGAAGCGCACTCGCTGGACCACTTTTCGGACCTGCTCCACCGCCAGGAGATCCTCGACACCGCCCGCGGCGAGTTCTTCGCGAACCGCGACGGAGACACGTTCTCCTTCGCCCTGAAGAAACAGGCGGCCTTCGAGGACCGCGTCAATTTCTCGGTCGGCGAACCCGACGAACTCGGCGAGATCAGCGTCCGCGTCCGCGTCGAGGAACCCACCGTCGAGGAGTACGTCGACCACATCGCCCCGCCGACGGAAGACGGCCGGCCGATCGACGGCTGA
- a CDS encoding AAA family ATPase, with product MHVIGTVGLPGSGKGEAATVAREAGIPVVTMGDVVRQETADRGLEPAKDHGKVAQALRDENGPAAIAERSLPMIEDRLEDHETVLVDGIRSGTEVDVFEERFGDDFTLVSIEAPFEVRAERIDARGRDASEDDGGEPLAARDERERGFGMDDAMARADVVVENTDTLEAFHDRIRAIVREGVDREVSHR from the coding sequence ATGCACGTCATCGGAACGGTGGGGCTCCCCGGAAGCGGGAAAGGAGAGGCCGCGACCGTCGCACGCGAAGCGGGTATCCCGGTCGTGACGATGGGCGACGTCGTCCGCCAGGAGACGGCCGATCGGGGCCTCGAACCGGCGAAAGACCACGGGAAGGTCGCGCAGGCCCTGCGCGACGAGAACGGGCCGGCGGCGATCGCCGAGCGCTCGCTCCCGATGATCGAGGATCGACTCGAGGATCACGAGACGGTGCTGGTCGACGGCATCCGCTCCGGAACCGAGGTCGACGTCTTCGAGGAGCGGTTCGGCGACGACTTCACGCTGGTCAGCATCGAGGCCCCCTTCGAGGTCCGCGCCGAGCGGATCGACGCCCGGGGCCGGGACGCGAGCGAGGACGACGGCGGCGAACCCCTCGCCGCCCGCGACGAGCGCGAGCGCGGGTTCGGGATGGACGACGCGATGGCCCGCGCCGACGTGGTCGTCGAGAACACGGACACGCTCGAGGCGTTCCACGATCGCATCCGGGCCATCGTTCGCGAAGGGGTCGATCGGGAGGTGAGCCACCGATGA